One stretch of Amycolatopsis tolypomycina DNA includes these proteins:
- a CDS encoding ABC transporter permease, with translation MSEGVHTDPHALDELSDVASAEHAGVGADGAVEGYSARRTLRLGVELRRQLKRRRTQFLLGFVALLPFILVIAFELGQSNPNRRSGGFVDLATASAPNFVVLALFVSGTFLLPMIVALFFGDTIASEASWSSLKYLLAVPVPRQRVLRQKAIVSGLLSAFALVLLPLVSLGVGVLWYGAGDAISPTGDAVSFGDSLLAIALSTVYIILQLAWVAGLALALSVVTDAPLGAVGGAVLVAIVSQILDQITALEGLRNYLPTHYAFSWMDLISTDVDWTNLASGLLSAAIYGTVFFLFAGRRFARKDITS, from the coding sequence ATGAGCGAGGGTGTGCACACCGATCCGCACGCGCTCGACGAGCTGAGCGACGTCGCGTCGGCCGAACACGCCGGCGTCGGGGCGGATGGCGCGGTCGAGGGCTACAGCGCCCGGCGGACGCTGCGGCTCGGCGTCGAGCTGCGGCGCCAGCTCAAGCGGCGGCGGACGCAGTTCCTGCTCGGGTTCGTCGCGCTGCTGCCGTTCATCCTGGTGATCGCGTTCGAGCTCGGGCAGTCGAACCCGAACCGGCGCAGCGGCGGGTTCGTCGACCTGGCCACGGCGTCCGCGCCGAACTTCGTCGTGCTGGCGCTGTTCGTGTCGGGGACGTTCCTGCTGCCGATGATCGTCGCGCTGTTCTTCGGCGACACCATCGCCAGCGAGGCGTCGTGGTCGAGCCTGAAGTACCTGCTGGCCGTGCCGGTGCCGCGGCAGCGGGTGCTGCGGCAGAAGGCGATCGTGTCCGGGCTGCTGTCGGCGTTCGCGCTCGTGCTGCTGCCCTTGGTGTCCCTCGGCGTCGGGGTGCTCTGGTACGGCGCGGGTGACGCGATCAGCCCGACGGGTGACGCGGTGTCCTTCGGCGACAGCCTGCTGGCCATCGCGCTGTCCACTGTGTACATCATCCTGCAGCTGGCGTGGGTGGCCGGGCTGGCGCTCGCGCTGAGCGTGGTGACCGACGCCCCGCTCGGCGCGGTCGGCGGCGCGGTGCTGGTGGCGATCGTGTCGCAGATCCTCGACCAGATCACGGCGCTGGAGGGGCTCCGCAACTACCTGCCGACGCACTACGCGTTCTCCTGGATGGACCTGATCTCGACGGACGTCGACTGGACCAACCTGGCAAGCGGCCTGCTCTCGGCGGCGATCTACGGGACGGTGTTCTTCCTCTTCGCCGGGCGGAGGTTCGCGCGGAAGGACATCACCAGCTGA
- a CDS encoding S9 family peptidase: MRPADIEHLVVPGRPALRGNLLLTALKRPDLTANATHGAVRRVALDGGGEAAWTHGPRDSAPAISPDGRWVAFLRAGEGTGADGSPQLHVMPADGGEARRLTSLPLGAGEPVWAPDSRRIAFTARVPEAGRYGTPDADGETPEPAAEVPRRITRMDYRLDDVGFVRDRMQRLFVTDTTDTAEPAGLEPLTGAEFDAAHPVWTPDGTRVVFTAPPDWGAAESDFRDVCAISAEGGEPEVLVRAEGYSERPAFGADGTLFYFGQSFAEHHEATPTGLYAATPEFGAGPVKARRLTDAETVDCEAAAGPPVPRGDDVLVAVRHRGAVELRAVAVDAVEAPLADLAVVYADQAAVRSFTLDGSVLAAVVATPSTAGEVVLLGDGAPRVLTDYSQPLRDKGIRPMIELETTAPDGYPVHGWLVLPEGEGPHPVLRVVHGGPFTQQEWALFDEAQVYASAGYAVVVGNPRGSSGYGQAHGHAITHGFGTVDVDDVLALLDKALERPDLDASRVGIMGGSYGGFMTSWLAAHHGERFKAAWSERAVNAWDSMVGSSDIGYFFVDAYIGSSPEVQRDRSPLHHAEKIKIPFAVVHSEQDWRCPLEQAQRMFVALRRAGAPAEMLLFPGEGHELSRSGRPRHRVQRFEAVLEWWARHL; this comes from the coding sequence GTGCGTCCTGCCGACATCGAACACCTCGTCGTCCCCGGCCGTCCCGCCCTGCGTGGGAACCTGCTGCTCACGGCGCTGAAGAGACCTGACCTGACGGCGAACGCCACGCACGGCGCGGTGCGGCGCGTGGCGCTCGACGGCGGCGGCGAGGCCGCGTGGACCCACGGTCCGCGCGACTCCGCCCCGGCGATCTCCCCGGACGGGCGCTGGGTGGCGTTCCTCCGCGCGGGGGAGGGCACCGGCGCGGACGGCAGCCCGCAGCTGCACGTCATGCCGGCCGACGGCGGCGAAGCCCGGCGCCTGACGTCGCTGCCCCTCGGGGCCGGCGAACCGGTGTGGGCGCCGGATTCGCGGCGGATCGCGTTCACCGCCCGCGTGCCCGAGGCCGGCCGCTACGGCACGCCGGACGCCGACGGCGAGACGCCGGAGCCGGCCGCCGAAGTGCCGCGCCGGATCACGCGCATGGACTACCGGCTCGACGACGTCGGCTTCGTGCGCGACCGCATGCAGCGGCTGTTCGTCACCGACACCACCGACACCGCCGAGCCGGCCGGCCTCGAGCCGCTGACCGGTGCCGAATTCGACGCGGCCCACCCGGTGTGGACGCCGGACGGCACGCGCGTGGTCTTCACCGCGCCGCCGGACTGGGGCGCGGCCGAGAGCGACTTCCGCGACGTCTGCGCGATCTCCGCCGAGGGCGGCGAGCCCGAGGTGCTCGTGCGCGCCGAGGGCTACTCGGAGCGGCCGGCGTTCGGCGCCGACGGCACCCTGTTCTACTTCGGGCAGTCCTTCGCGGAGCACCACGAAGCCACGCCCACCGGGCTGTACGCGGCCACGCCAGAGTTCGGCGCCGGCCCGGTGAAGGCCCGGCGGCTCACCGACGCCGAGACGGTGGACTGCGAAGCCGCGGCGGGCCCGCCGGTCCCGCGCGGGGACGACGTCCTGGTGGCCGTCCGCCACCGCGGTGCGGTGGAACTGCGCGCGGTCGCGGTCGACGCCGTCGAGGCGCCGCTGGCCGACCTCGCGGTGGTCTACGCGGACCAGGCCGCGGTCCGGTCGTTCACGCTGGACGGCTCGGTGCTGGCGGCGGTGGTCGCGACGCCGTCGACCGCGGGCGAGGTCGTGCTGCTCGGCGACGGCGCACCGCGGGTGCTGACGGACTACTCGCAGCCGTTGCGGGACAAGGGCATCCGGCCGATGATCGAGCTGGAGACCACCGCGCCGGACGGCTACCCGGTGCACGGCTGGCTGGTGCTGCCCGAGGGCGAGGGCCCGCACCCGGTGCTGCGCGTGGTGCACGGCGGCCCGTTCACCCAGCAGGAGTGGGCGCTGTTCGACGAGGCGCAGGTGTACGCGTCGGCGGGCTACGCGGTGGTGGTCGGCAACCCGCGCGGGTCGTCGGGCTACGGGCAGGCGCACGGCCACGCGATCACGCACGGCTTCGGCACGGTCGACGTCGACGACGTCCTGGCGCTGCTCGACAAGGCACTGGAGCGGCCGGACCTGGACGCCTCCCGCGTCGGCATCATGGGCGGGTCGTACGGCGGGTTCATGACGAGCTGGCTGGCGGCGCACCACGGCGAGCGCTTCAAGGCCGCGTGGAGCGAGCGCGCGGTCAACGCGTGGGACTCGATGGTCGGCAGCTCGGACATCGGCTACTTCTTCGTCGACGCCTACATCGGTTCTTCACCGGAGGTGCAGCGCGACCGGTCGCCGCTCCACCACGCCGAGAAGATCAAGATCCCGTTCGCGGTGGTGCACTCGGAGCAGGACTGGCGCTGTCCGCTGGAGCAGGCGCAGCGGATGTTCGTGGCCCTGCGCCGCGCGGGCGCACCGGCGGAGATGCTGCTGTTCCCGGGCGAGGGCCACGAGCTGAGCCGCTCGGGCCGGCCGCGGCACCGCGTCCAGCGCTTCGAGGCGGTCCTCGAGTGGTGGGCCCGGCACCTGTGA
- a CDS encoding enoyl-CoA hydratase/isomerase family protein produces MPITLDSHRDVAVLRIDHGGGNTLDTDSCRELVRRIEDAEQARAVVLTGTGGIFCAGVDLKRIEAGGAAYVSEFLPLLSDALLAVFGCPRPVVAALNGHAVAGGAVLAAACDRRVLGTGRIGVTELLVGLPFPLAALEILRCAYGTTRLPSLTYPGETWGGEEALARGLADEAAPPAEVLERAVAVASRLGDLPAEPFAHTKAQIRQPFHERIAEYRHSDDPQVERMWRSVEALAAVKSYVDRVLR; encoded by the coding sequence GTGCCGATCACCCTGGACAGCCACCGCGACGTCGCCGTGCTCCGGATCGACCACGGTGGCGGCAACACCCTCGACACGGACTCGTGCCGGGAGCTGGTGCGGCGGATCGAGGACGCCGAGCAGGCCCGTGCCGTGGTGCTCACCGGCACCGGCGGCATCTTCTGCGCGGGCGTCGACCTCAAGCGGATCGAGGCGGGCGGCGCGGCGTACGTGTCCGAGTTCCTGCCGCTGCTGTCGGACGCGCTGCTGGCGGTGTTCGGCTGCCCGCGGCCGGTGGTCGCCGCGCTCAACGGGCACGCCGTCGCCGGCGGCGCGGTGCTCGCCGCGGCCTGCGACCGCCGGGTGCTGGGCACCGGCCGGATCGGCGTGACCGAGCTGCTCGTCGGGCTGCCGTTCCCGTTGGCCGCGCTGGAGATCCTGCGCTGCGCCTACGGGACCACGCGGCTGCCTTCGCTCACCTACCCGGGTGAAACCTGGGGCGGCGAGGAGGCACTGGCCCGGGGGCTGGCCGACGAGGCGGCGCCCCCGGCGGAGGTGCTCGAGCGGGCCGTCGCCGTCGCGAGCCGGCTCGGCGACCTGCCCGCCGAGCCGTTCGCCCACACCAAGGCCCAGATCCGGCAGCCCTTCCACGAGCGGATCGCCGAGTACCGCCACTCCGACGACCCGCAGGTCGAGCGGATGTGGCGGTCCGTCGAAGCGCTCGCCGCCGTGAAGTCCTATGTGGACAGAGTGCTCCGCTAG
- a CDS encoding HAD family hydrolase: MTRGLVCFDVDGTLVPGTSSCAWVAAALGHEAELVAAEEAYVAGTMTNQEASIIDARGWAGHTEAEILARLATLPLVDGIAETVTWCREHDLRPILTTLAWTPVGRLLAGRFGFAAYCGPVPEAVGGRYTGGVAEHFDEYGKRDFALAQGFAPERCAAIGDSRSDLPLFAAVGVSIAFNATPAARAVATHAVDGPDLRAVIPVLEAQFSSV, translated from the coding sequence GTGACGCGCGGGCTGGTCTGCTTCGACGTCGACGGCACCCTCGTGCCGGGCACCAGCTCGTGCGCGTGGGTGGCCGCGGCGCTGGGGCACGAGGCCGAGCTCGTCGCGGCCGAGGAGGCGTACGTCGCGGGGACGATGACCAACCAGGAGGCGTCGATCATCGACGCGCGCGGCTGGGCGGGGCACACCGAGGCGGAGATCCTGGCCCGCCTGGCGACGTTGCCGCTGGTCGACGGCATCGCCGAGACCGTGACGTGGTGCCGTGAGCACGACCTGCGCCCGATCCTGACGACGCTCGCGTGGACGCCGGTGGGCCGCCTGCTCGCCGGCCGGTTCGGGTTCGCGGCCTACTGCGGGCCGGTGCCCGAAGCCGTCGGCGGGCGCTACACCGGCGGCGTCGCCGAGCACTTCGACGAGTACGGCAAGCGCGACTTCGCGCTGGCACAGGGGTTTGCGCCGGAGCGGTGCGCCGCGATCGGGGACAGCCGGTCCGACCTGCCGCTCTTCGCCGCCGTCGGGGTCAGCATCGCCTTCAACGCGACGCCGGCCGCCCGCGCCGTCGCGACCCACGCGGTCGACGGCCCGGACCTGCGGGCGGTCATTCCGGTGCTCGAGGCTCAGTTCAGCAGCGTGTAG
- a CDS encoding alpha/beta fold hydrolase, with amino-acid sequence MPRLPLPRTRRARLTALGAVVAVLAAATVLWATRDTAPPAVPTQDALLDMPAAPGSAEQVKIDTTTYLPATVPAPAVLLAHGFGGDKNSVADDARELARKGFVVMTWSARGFGKSTGKIGLNDPDGEVADASRLIDRLVAQRQVTLDANGDPKVAVTGASYGGALSLLLAGTDKRVDAIAPVITYNDLAQGLIPNAATPATTTSGTPAAGAFAADGVFKKSWAGIFFSAGSGAAASGSPSAEAPEAGQETDTGATGAAGTAAGAAAALPAGPPGAGGPRGGPADPCGRFTAAVCRAYTELGTTGQASQASVDLLRRVSPASVTSKITVPTLLVQGESDTLFGLDQSDANARQITAAGGKVRTIWYTGGHDGGKPGPQLRGKIADFLWTALDGGDPGTGFSYDVQGTLRANGTPSVRTVNAAAYPGLTGPATERRLLALNGPAQPVVRPAGANPAAVSGIPGLNGVASSSSRLGALFSNDPPGQAAQFSTAPVDSQVVVSGASTVRLQVAADPAHPQPDAVLFAKLYDVGQDGSRVLPANAIAPFRVSGLPADGTPVDVTVTLPGIVRPIEGGHSLRLVVGTTDQGYAAPAAPAVFRIGLAAGGTGLAVPVVPGKSVGSPAPVGQLVGIAVTLAIGLAAVFFAALRRRRATDVDPALATTPLVIEGLRKQYAGGFVAVQELSFRVEPGQVLGLLGPNGAGKTTTLRMLMGLITPTAGSIRVFGHKITPGAPVLSRIGSFVEGSGFLPHLSGRENLELYWASTGRPAEKAHFAEALEIAGLGNAVERRVRTYSQGMRQRLAIAQAMLGLPELMVLDEPTNGLDPPQIHQMREVLKRYAATGRTVVVSSHLLAEVEQTCTHVVVMHRGSLVAAGEVGELAAAGGEATFRVDDPAVAAAALKALSGVTDVDVDGDLVHANLGELPRADGVAALVRAGVAVEQAGPRRRLEDAFLQLVGDQS; translated from the coding sequence GTGCCCCGACTCCCGCTCCCGCGCACCCGCCGAGCCCGGCTCACGGCGCTCGGCGCCGTCGTGGCGGTGCTCGCCGCCGCGACCGTCCTCTGGGCGACGCGCGACACGGCCCCGCCCGCCGTGCCCACCCAGGACGCCCTGCTCGACATGCCGGCCGCGCCCGGCTCGGCCGAGCAGGTCAAGATCGACACGACCACCTACCTCCCGGCCACCGTGCCCGCACCGGCGGTGCTGCTCGCGCACGGCTTCGGCGGGGACAAGAACAGCGTCGCCGACGACGCCCGCGAGCTCGCGCGGAAGGGCTTCGTCGTGATGACGTGGTCCGCGCGCGGCTTCGGCAAGAGCACCGGCAAGATCGGGCTCAACGACCCGGACGGCGAGGTCGCCGACGCGAGCCGCCTGATCGACCGGCTCGTCGCCCAGCGCCAGGTGACCCTCGACGCCAACGGTGACCCGAAGGTCGCCGTCACCGGCGCCTCCTACGGCGGCGCGCTGTCGCTGCTGCTGGCCGGCACGGACAAGCGCGTCGACGCGATCGCGCCGGTGATCACCTACAACGACCTGGCCCAGGGCCTGATCCCGAACGCGGCGACGCCCGCGACCACGACCTCCGGCACCCCGGCCGCCGGCGCCTTCGCGGCCGACGGCGTCTTCAAGAAGAGCTGGGCCGGCATCTTCTTCTCGGCAGGCTCGGGTGCCGCGGCGAGCGGCTCGCCGTCCGCCGAGGCGCCGGAAGCCGGGCAGGAGACCGACACGGGGGCGACCGGGGCCGCGGGCACCGCCGCCGGCGCGGCAGCCGCCCTGCCCGCCGGGCCGCCGGGTGCGGGCGGGCCGCGAGGCGGGCCCGCCGACCCCTGTGGCCGGTTCACCGCCGCGGTCTGCCGCGCCTACACCGAACTCGGCACCACCGGGCAGGCGAGCCAGGCGAGCGTCGACCTGCTGCGCCGCGTCTCCCCCGCGTCCGTCACGAGCAAGATCACCGTGCCGACGCTGCTGGTGCAGGGCGAGAGCGACACGCTGTTCGGCCTCGACCAGTCCGACGCGAACGCCCGGCAGATCACCGCGGCCGGCGGCAAGGTCAGGACGATCTGGTACACCGGCGGCCACGACGGCGGCAAGCCCGGCCCGCAGCTGCGCGGCAAGATCGCCGACTTCCTGTGGACGGCGCTGGACGGCGGCGACCCGGGCACCGGCTTCAGCTACGACGTCCAGGGCACGTTGCGCGCCAACGGAACCCCGTCGGTCCGCACGGTCAACGCCGCCGCCTACCCCGGGCTGACCGGGCCGGCCACCGAACGGCGGCTGCTGGCGCTGAACGGGCCCGCGCAGCCGGTCGTGCGCCCGGCCGGGGCGAACCCGGCGGCGGTGAGCGGGATCCCCGGCCTCAACGGCGTCGCGAGCAGCTCGTCGCGGCTGGGCGCGCTGTTCAGCAACGACCCGCCCGGCCAGGCCGCGCAGTTCAGCACGGCCCCGGTCGACAGCCAGGTCGTCGTCAGCGGCGCGTCGACCGTGCGGCTGCAGGTCGCCGCGGACCCGGCGCACCCGCAGCCGGACGCGGTGCTGTTCGCGAAGCTCTACGACGTCGGGCAGGACGGTTCGCGCGTGCTGCCGGCCAACGCCATCGCCCCGTTCCGGGTGAGCGGGCTGCCCGCCGACGGCACCCCGGTCGACGTCACCGTGACGCTGCCCGGCATCGTCCGCCCGATCGAGGGCGGGCACTCGCTGCGGCTGGTGGTCGGCACCACCGACCAGGGATACGCCGCGCCGGCCGCGCCCGCGGTGTTCCGGATCGGGCTCGCCGCCGGGGGCACCGGGCTGGCCGTGCCGGTCGTGCCGGGCAAGTCCGTCGGCTCGCCGGCCCCGGTCGGCCAGCTCGTCGGCATCGCCGTCACGCTGGCGATCGGCCTCGCCGCGGTGTTCTTCGCGGCGCTGCGCCGCCGCCGCGCCACCGACGTCGACCCGGCGCTCGCCACCACGCCACTGGTCATCGAAGGGCTGCGCAAGCAGTACGCGGGCGGGTTCGTCGCGGTGCAGGAGCTGTCGTTCCGCGTCGAGCCGGGCCAGGTGCTCGGCCTGCTCGGGCCGAACGGCGCCGGCAAGACGACCACGCTGCGGATGCTGATGGGCCTGATCACGCCGACCGCGGGCAGCATCCGCGTGTTCGGGCACAAGATCACCCCCGGCGCGCCGGTGCTCTCGCGCATCGGCTCGTTCGTCGAAGGCTCCGGCTTCCTGCCGCACCTGTCCGGCCGGGAGAACCTCGAGCTGTACTGGGCGTCGACCGGGCGGCCCGCCGAGAAGGCGCACTTCGCGGAGGCGCTGGAGATCGCGGGGCTCGGCAACGCGGTCGAACGGCGGGTCCGGACCTACAGCCAGGGCATGCGGCAGCGGCTGGCGATCGCCCAGGCGATGCTCGGCCTGCCGGAGCTCATGGTGCTCGACGAACCGACCAACGGGCTCGACCCGCCCCAGATCCACCAGATGCGCGAGGTGCTGAAGCGGTACGCCGCGACCGGCCGGACCGTGGTGGTGTCGAGCCACCTGCTGGCCGAGGTCGAGCAGACCTGCACGCACGTCGTGGTCATGCACCGCGGCTCGCTGGTCGCCGCGGGCGAGGTCGGCGAGCTGGCCGCCGCCGGCGGCGAAGCGACGTTCCGGGTCGACGACCCGGCCGTGGCCGCGGCGGCGCTCAAGGCGCTCAGCGGGGTCACCGACGTCGACGTCGACGGCGACCTCGTGCACGCCAACCTCGGCGAGCTGCCGCGGGCCGACGGCGTGGCCGCGCTGGTGCGCGCCGGTGTCGCGGTGGAGCAGGCCGGGCCGAGGCGCCGGCTGGAAGACGCGTTCCTGCAACTGGTCGGAGATCAATCATGA
- a CDS encoding TerC family protein, translating into MTVPLWLWIATIGGLLALIALDLVIVDRKPHEVTTGEAARWVIFYVSCAIVFGIGVWVFAGHDPGVEFFTGYITEYSLSVDNLFIFMIIMSSFKVPAIHQHRVLLVGILLALAMRSVFIAIGAALIAQFVWVFFLFGAVLIWTAISMLRGKGEDEEYHENAVTRQVRRFFPVTDDYHGHKYTVKQNGKRMITPMLLVIVAIGSADLLFAVDSIPAIFGITQEAFLVFTANAFALMGLRQLYFLLGGLVTKLVYLSYGLAVILAFIGAKLFLHALHEYHVVPDWLDINNWVSLGVIVVVLTVTTVASLAKARREERKQVAA; encoded by the coding sequence ATGACTGTCCCCCTGTGGCTGTGGATCGCCACGATCGGTGGCCTGCTCGCGCTGATCGCGCTTGACCTGGTCATCGTCGATCGCAAGCCGCACGAAGTGACCACGGGGGAAGCGGCTCGCTGGGTCATCTTCTACGTCTCGTGCGCGATCGTCTTCGGCATCGGCGTGTGGGTCTTCGCCGGCCACGACCCGGGTGTCGAGTTCTTCACCGGGTACATCACCGAGTACTCGCTGAGCGTCGACAACCTGTTCATCTTCATGATCATCATGAGCTCGTTCAAGGTGCCCGCCATCCACCAGCACCGCGTGCTGCTGGTCGGCATCCTGCTCGCGCTCGCCATGCGGAGCGTCTTCATCGCCATCGGCGCCGCGCTGATCGCGCAGTTCGTCTGGGTGTTCTTCCTGTTCGGCGCGGTCCTGATCTGGACGGCGATCAGCATGCTCCGCGGCAAGGGCGAGGACGAGGAGTACCACGAGAACGCCGTCACCCGGCAGGTCCGCCGGTTCTTCCCGGTGACCGACGACTACCACGGCCACAAGTACACGGTGAAGCAGAACGGCAAGCGGATGATCACGCCGATGCTGCTGGTCATCGTGGCCATCGGCTCGGCCGACCTGCTGTTCGCGGTCGACTCGATCCCGGCGATCTTCGGCATCACGCAGGAGGCGTTCCTCGTCTTCACCGCCAACGCGTTCGCGCTGATGGGCCTGCGGCAGCTGTACTTCCTGCTCGGCGGCCTGGTGACGAAGCTGGTCTACCTCAGCTACGGCCTCGCGGTCATCCTCGCCTTCATCGGCGCGAAGCTGTTCCTGCACGCGCTGCACGAGTACCACGTCGTGCCGGACTGGCTGGACATCAACAACTGGGTGTCCCTCGGCGTGATCGTCGTCGTGCTCACCGTGACCACGGTGGCCAGCCTGGCCAAGGCGCGGCGCGAGGAGCGCAAGCAGGTCGCCGCGTAA
- a CDS encoding S28 family serine protease codes for MRRMFTAGAVLLALAGLAPAAAAAPDIKAELQRIPGLTVVSEDAAPAGFRFFKLTYTQPADHRHPGAGTFQQRFTLLHRDFAAPTVAFTSGYNVSGSPNRSEPTQIVDGNQLSMEYRYFTPSRPEPENWAKQLTIWQAAADEHRAVQAFKAIYPGKWLATGGSKGGMTATYFRRFFPDDVDATIPYVAPNDVIDPVDVYNRFLSRVGNDPACRDALKAIQRDALKRRDELGAIAAADAAARGLTFSIVGSADKSLEISVIDSYFAFWQYQKQADCATVPKAGAPAAEVYAWYEKVESLNTYSDQDLAPYVPYYYQAAVQLGSPESYDGYLRDLLRYPGANRPKTFVPASIRLPRFDYPAMPDIDFWVKSRGTRLLFVYGSNDPWGAEPFELGFGSRDSYRYYVQGGNHGAKIAQLAPAEAAAATATIRRWAGLPPATSPALRSAPAGFPDFDADLTPRARL; via the coding sequence ATGCGCAGAATGTTCACCGCGGGTGCGGTCCTGCTCGCGCTGGCCGGCCTGGCGCCGGCGGCCGCGGCGGCGCCCGACATCAAGGCGGAACTGCAGCGGATCCCGGGGCTGACGGTCGTTTCCGAGGACGCGGCGCCCGCGGGGTTCCGCTTCTTCAAGCTGACCTACACCCAGCCCGCCGACCACCGGCACCCCGGCGCGGGCACGTTCCAGCAGCGCTTCACCTTGCTGCACCGCGACTTCGCCGCCCCGACGGTCGCCTTCACGAGCGGCTACAACGTCAGCGGCTCGCCGAACCGGTCCGAGCCGACGCAGATCGTCGACGGCAACCAGCTGTCGATGGAGTACCGCTACTTCACGCCGTCCCGGCCCGAGCCGGAGAACTGGGCGAAGCAGCTGACGATCTGGCAGGCGGCGGCCGACGAGCACCGCGCGGTGCAGGCGTTCAAGGCGATCTACCCGGGCAAGTGGCTGGCCACGGGCGGCAGCAAGGGCGGCATGACCGCGACGTACTTCCGCCGGTTCTTCCCCGACGACGTCGACGCGACGATCCCGTACGTCGCCCCCAACGACGTCATCGACCCGGTCGACGTCTACAACCGGTTCCTGTCCCGCGTGGGCAACGACCCGGCCTGCCGCGACGCCCTGAAAGCGATCCAGCGAGACGCGCTGAAGCGGCGTGACGAGCTGGGCGCGATCGCCGCGGCGGACGCGGCGGCGCGCGGGCTGACGTTCTCGATCGTCGGGTCGGCCGACAAGTCCCTCGAGATCTCGGTGATCGACTCGTACTTCGCGTTCTGGCAGTACCAGAAGCAGGCGGACTGCGCGACGGTCCCGAAGGCGGGCGCGCCCGCGGCGGAGGTCTACGCCTGGTACGAGAAGGTGGAGAGCCTCAACACCTACTCCGACCAGGACCTGGCGCCCTACGTCCCGTACTACTACCAGGCGGCGGTACAGCTGGGCTCGCCCGAGTCGTACGACGGCTACCTCCGCGACCTCCTGCGCTACCCGGGCGCCAACCGGCCGAAGACGTTCGTGCCGGCGTCGATCCGCCTGCCGCGCTTCGACTACCCCGCGATGCCGGACATCGACTTCTGGGTGAAGTCCCGCGGCACCAGGCTGTTGTTCGTGTACGGCTCGAACGACCCGTGGGGCGCGGAGCCGTTCGAGCTGGGCTTCGGCAGCCGCGATTCGTACCGCTACTACGTCCAGGGCGGCAACCACGGCGCGAAGATCGCCCAGCTGGCCCCGGCCGAAGCCGCGGCGGCCACGGCGACGATCCGCCGCTGGGCCGGCCTGCCGCCGGCCACGTCGCCGGCTCTTCGTTCGGCACCCGCCGGCTTCCCGGACTTCGACGCGGACCTGACGCCCCGCGCGCGGCTGTGA
- a CDS encoding SRPBCC family protein: MKVSDCPTTQVEVRIAAAPAEVWSWLLDVDLPARFSTEFQGGGWVDGAEPGLGAQFRGRNSHPVAGEWETVSTVTGYEPERLFAWAVMDVTNPAASWRFELVPDGEGTILREWAQIGPGPSNLTTIIGTMPEHEDEIVAMRLGELQTNMQKTIEGIKALVESGVHAA; this comes from the coding sequence ATGAAGGTTTCCGACTGCCCGACGACCCAGGTCGAGGTCCGCATCGCCGCGGCACCGGCCGAAGTCTGGTCCTGGCTGCTGGACGTCGACCTGCCGGCCCGGTTCTCCACCGAGTTCCAGGGTGGCGGCTGGGTCGACGGCGCCGAGCCCGGCCTCGGCGCGCAGTTCCGCGGCCGCAACTCCCACCCGGTCGCGGGGGAGTGGGAGACGGTCTCGACCGTCACCGGCTACGAGCCCGAGCGGCTGTTCGCGTGGGCCGTGATGGACGTGACCAACCCGGCCGCGTCGTGGCGCTTCGAACTCGTCCCGGACGGCGAAGGGACGATCCTGCGCGAGTGGGCCCAGATCGGCCCCGGCCCGTCCAACCTGACGACGATCATCGGCACGATGCCCGAGCACGAAGACGAGATCGTCGCGATGCGGCTCGGCGAGCTGCAGACCAACATGCAGAAGACGATCGAAGGCATTAAGGCGCTGGTCGAAAGCGGCGTGCACGCCGCCTAG
- a CDS encoding VOC family protein, which translates to MPRPVHFEIHAGDPERAVAFYTAVFGWKFERWGDAPYWVISTGEGDGIDGGLLPRQGPAPEASAPIHGYVNTIDVADLDKALGEVNRAGGTLALPKNPVPGVGWLAYCTDTEGNVFGMLQPDENAPAPEQ; encoded by the coding sequence ATGCCTCGTCCCGTCCACTTCGAGATCCACGCGGGTGACCCCGAACGCGCGGTGGCGTTCTACACGGCGGTGTTCGGCTGGAAGTTCGAGCGCTGGGGCGATGCGCCCTACTGGGTGATCAGCACCGGCGAAGGCGACGGAATAGACGGCGGGCTGCTCCCCCGCCAGGGCCCGGCGCCCGAGGCCTCGGCCCCGATCCACGGCTACGTCAACACGATCGACGTGGCGGACCTGGACAAGGCACTGGGCGAGGTCAACCGCGCGGGCGGAACGCTGGCCCTGCCGAAGAACCCGGTCCCCGGCGTGGGCTGGCTGGCGTACTGCACGGACACGGAGGGCAACGTCTTCGGGATGCTGCAGCCGGACGAGAACGCGCCGGCGCCGGAGCAGTGA
- a CDS encoding MmcQ/YjbR family DNA-binding protein, which produces MNVEAVVAYCLAKPGAEETYPFGEHVLVAKVGGKGFAFIGQDEPGTIAVKCGATKDEAAELRARYPGAVSVMDYLGRYGWNRVELGAGVPDAELEELIDASYEAIVRRLPKAKRP; this is translated from the coding sequence GTGAACGTCGAAGCCGTCGTCGCCTACTGCCTCGCCAAGCCCGGCGCGGAAGAGACCTATCCGTTCGGCGAGCACGTCCTCGTCGCCAAGGTCGGCGGCAAGGGCTTCGCCTTCATCGGCCAGGACGAGCCCGGCACCATCGCCGTCAAATGCGGGGCCACGAAGGACGAAGCCGCCGAGCTGCGGGCGCGGTACCCGGGCGCCGTCAGCGTCATGGACTACCTCGGCCGCTACGGCTGGAACCGCGTCGAGCTCGGCGCCGGCGTGCCCGACGCCGAGCTCGAGGAGCTGATCGACGCCTCCTACGAGGCGATCGTCCGGCGGCTGCCCAAGGCCAAGCGGCCCTGA